The following are from one region of the Vibrio rarus genome:
- the nhaA gene encoding Na+/H+ antiporter NhaA: MSQMLKDFFKMESAGGIILVIAAALAMMVANSPLNEVYDGALHSYFLGMSVSHWVNDGLMALFFLLIGLEVKRELLEGALKSRETAIFPAIAAVGGMLAPALVYVLFNMGNPDALAGWAIPAATDIAFALGIMALLGNRVPVSLKVFLLALAIIDDLGVVVIIALFYSSDLSTLALAVGFAMTGLLFYMNHKKVTPLKWYLLVGAILWFAVLKSGVHATLAGVVIGFAIPLKGKKGEHSPLKHLEHALHPWSSFLILPIFAFANAGVSLEGISLSTLGSTLPMGIALGLLLGKPLGIFTFSWVAVKSGIAKLPAGIDFRHIFAVSVLCGIGFTMSMFIASLAFTGANADFNTHARLGILMGSTLAAVIGYIMLSISLPKRVEAKVQAEA; the protein is encoded by the coding sequence ATGAGTCAAATGCTGAAAGATTTTTTTAAGATGGAATCAGCCGGTGGAATTATTCTGGTCATTGCGGCTGCATTAGCAATGATGGTGGCGAACTCGCCTCTTAATGAAGTTTATGACGGCGCTCTGCATTCTTACTTTTTAGGTATGTCTGTTTCACATTGGGTTAACGACGGTCTAATGGCGTTATTCTTCTTGCTGATCGGCTTGGAAGTAAAACGTGAATTGCTAGAAGGTGCATTAAAGTCACGTGAGACCGCTATTTTCCCTGCTATTGCAGCTGTAGGTGGTATGCTTGCGCCTGCTTTAGTTTACGTTTTATTTAATATGGGTAACCCTGATGCGCTTGCGGGCTGGGCGATTCCAGCTGCAACAGACATTGCGTTTGCTCTGGGTATCATGGCGCTACTTGGCAACCGCGTGCCGGTGAGTCTTAAAGTATTCTTGCTTGCTCTTGCTATCATTGATGACCTTGGTGTCGTGGTGATCATCGCACTATTTTATAGTAGCGATCTGTCCACTTTGGCCTTGGCGGTTGGCTTTGCCATGACGGGCTTGCTGTTCTATATGAACCATAAGAAAGTCACACCGTTAAAATGGTATTTATTAGTGGGTGCTATTTTGTGGTTTGCGGTACTGAAGTCTGGTGTTCATGCAACACTTGCTGGGGTAGTTATTGGTTTTGCTATTCCTCTTAAAGGTAAAAAAGGGGAGCATTCACCACTGAAGCATCTTGAACATGCATTGCATCCTTGGTCTTCATTCTTAATTCTACCTATCTTTGCTTTTGCAAATGCAGGCGTCTCCTTAGAAGGTATTTCATTGTCTACATTAGGTTCTACGTTACCAATGGGTATCGCTTTGGGTCTATTGCTTGGTAAGCCATTGGGTATCTTTACCTTTAGTTGGGTTGCGGTGAAGTCAGGTATTGCTAAATTGCCTGCAGGAATTGATTTCCGTCATATCTTTGCCGTATCAGTGTTGTGTGGTATTGGTTTTACCATGTCGATGTTTATTGCGTCACTTGCCTTTACCGGTGCCAATGCTGACTTTAACACCCATGCTCGTTTAGGTATTTTGATGGGTTCAACATTAGCGGCTGTTATTGGTTATAT